A region of Larimichthys crocea isolate SSNF chromosome X, L_crocea_2.0, whole genome shotgun sequence DNA encodes the following proteins:
- the LOC104933918 gene encoding nucleoprotein TPR isoform X5 translates to MAAVLLQVLERAELNKLPKGAQNKLEKFVTELQNANEALKTQHERLKADSEQQYFDIEKRLAESQEQILSATKDLQTLKEENKKLNEELSTLKGIEGETSEDKPPQQQTKAKYEIEAEKRELARLLEKRTQEAENLTEDVKRLNEKLTETSKVKMELQLKLDELQSSEASVQHREKRMEQEKELLEKKIEWLTTELKTKTDELLNTNREKGKEILELQGRLKTSEEQVNRLESQLTSLKETIESQNKRAGDLNTKLKQAKDEQSAMEEKYRNELNAHVKLSSLYKGAATDMESKNQELSRAVEELSKLVKDSGEANKSLEKKVSEGEELKTRLEAELREKVKKMEKELENATMKAAGKRCCVPSLTEEQLDTMCPSAAAIAAIVKPGMKFFDLYNAYAECQMHLQLEKQETRRVSRVLDEIVQEVESKAPVLKRQREEYESMQRSMASLCNKLEQARTEIYSLQKEKEEAKQRCDSMERDKLRTERQLEDTSTQVCTLLVELEEARGNQVTKDDANISSTSEVISQCPLSFRSVEELQRQNQSLLGRLRELEEEKDRQQSQVTSARVSELEVSVDKLQKEAEQLREQRNQQKQLADSSTRQRDMYKALLTQSTGFSLPAPGPDSTSLPAHVRPSVPATRSTPQRAAAAESAQTAQAKAALKQLNDAFTLYKKEKAENDKMLNETNDKLQKQLTELRSSHAKLTSQLEFSNKRYEMLQETVSAYRREISALQDRTQKMAATAQRHEYIIHTMSQDLRLSNEKLALEEVRVENLTKERDMLRQAESRLNREKEAMLAEQRNQNLLLTNLKTIQLTMERTETDSRQRLNNKIEQLEAELASMKTRLDQEVAQRHSLGRTMDAQLLEAKKQLETQNTLQQKTRELLRGSEQQVTALKAQLASPSSSETTTTPSITTTPATRAAALRAPLRVRSPVPAASQQPSQSEQELVEVKGHLRSAEEQIGELTEQIKNANASVEQYRAVVLALEDSLKKEKESRSPLEIRLKESEELQKQLEKRILELERMKQQEQELKRKAVEEVEKQVCELQRSLKASQAEQQEALERSTAAVTLEQKAIQESLLQTKLAGEAQAKYERELMLHAADVEALQELKKRSQQEAARKRELEEQLNKTSSLLQEKTKAWNTVERQLKEDLSNKTRHCAELGKQNTLLHQQMDDMASSNRQAQQQQLQQVDLSFSEEGKTTEQILEILRFVRREKEIAVAQSEASEGEALRYKQRVEHQDREVKELQEALNAEREKMQATSKTLAQQEEQLKKIETLGVLQETNRMLKMDKDKLEQELHQAQAKVTKLQSDISPLHHSLSQLSEKNGSLQADKRILEEDLKRLKAKTQQLISQQKDGDVEEKQKLTTERETQQRRIAQLAEETAKLKTELARSSVSSNSAQSQLQGLRDSLARLMSERDTLKKDLESKNSDILEKNKTITQVKKIGRRYKTQYEELKAQHDKMVAETAAKAGSETGQSKEVQQELTKAQEELNKAKEELNTLKEEAQKKQEEAQKSKQELEEAQKENQQTKEKFQEVQNQLTQNQNQLTQVQSQLSQTQTQLQQNQNQLTQSQKELQQAKTQTQQAQNQLKSVQAQAQARQNQIQQFQRELQQAKDTIQQNLTNQKELQQSQQSHNQEVSNLKTALSQTESKVTELQGHMDNLQKLIGEREADIKRLQEQLTEANQAIEANQATHANQSQSSQSIQASDANAAGEANQALQEELAKLRQELSEGKNREEQLRQQMAEKEEKTKKVFMGAKTKINQLNSAKEQLSQENEELKQSKEELEVRMSALKSQYEGRFLRLDRELRELRETQAHSEPREEPQDQSGAKVGDQARSTDQRQISLKSPAQDRGSSSMTDPPTANIRPTPSTPSPGNKPSPSTGSKATPRASIRPMVTPATVPIPTPTATVMPTTQTDSQEVLMSAGASVHSTSSSLVNTPTSITQPTSTQATAFVQPTQQQVANQDAGPSMEAERPSTSSSLIGTAGSKRSREEEEEDEESRPESSHTPPTTKKLRLKPTIALQMEGDEEIEGELRDEGEQQDSPDDSQELPEEGFPTLAEDDEDIEEEGVSQSVPSDLGSALIRDVIVIETDSDSRESKEGEAKQEDEGEEEEEEEEEEEEEEEEEEYKEEEEDDDEDDAGDSGMREGEESNEASREAEEEGGEEEPSDAPNAEENMCGASLDSQRPSEPSHSSEGSSGATSESDPPRESVHFASTPSSSSALSPSLSSSSLTPRLPQPRRPPHPLPPRLYIQPPAPELGPPHTQRQPSQLRRPSGGGRGPQLTPGIGSMQHFFDEDDRMVPSTPTLVVPHRTDGFAEAIHSPQVAGLTRFRFGPPEDLLPQTSASHSDLGQLASQGGLGMYESPLFLAAHDEDGGGRSVPTTPLQVAAPDGGDNMASQSVPMVTASTGMASAADDGDEVFMEQEGDGPGIESSLESQTDMEASGQQSDDPSLPSTSQEPDTSSVPQRRTVSSQPLISSLSARGARGGRGEARTLLSRRGTYSRGGRGGAMGRGGIA, encoded by the exons CTGCAGAATGCTAACGAGGCGCTCAAGACCCAGCATGAGCGGCTCAAAGCGGACAGCG AGCAGCAGTACTTTGACATTGAGAAGAGACTGGCGGAGAGTCAGGAACAGATCCTGTCTGCCACCAAAGACCTGCAGACGCTCaaggaggagaacaaaaaactca ATGAAGAGCTGAGCACTCTGAAGGGAATAGAGGGAGAGACCTCTGAAGACAAACCACCACAACAG caaACCAAAGCCAAGTATGAGATTgaggcagagaagagagagctgGCGAGGCTGCTGGAGAAGAGGACGCAGGAGGCAGAAAACCTTACCG aggatgTGAAGCGTCTGAATGAGAAGCTGACAGAGACCAGCAAAGTCAAGATGGAACTGCAGTTGAAGCTGGATGAGCTACAGTCATCTGAGGCGTCTGTACAG CACCGGGAGAAGCGCATGGAGCAGGAGAAAGAGTTGCTGGAGAAGAAAATCGAGTGGTTAACGACAGAACTGAAGACCAAAACTGATGAGCTGTTGAACACCAACagagagaaaggcaaagagaTACTGGAGCTACAGGGCCGCCTGAAGACCAGCGAGGAGCag GTGAACAGACTGGAAAGTCAGCTCACTTCTCTGAAGGAAACCATTGAAAGCCAGAATAAAAGAGCCGGAGACCTcaacacaaaactgaaacag GCTAAAGACGAGCAGAGTGCCATGGAGGAGAAATACCGCAACGAGCTCAACGCTCACGTCAAACTGTCTTCACTCTACAAG GGGGCAGCAACAGACATGGAGAGCAAGAACCAAGAACTGAGCAGAGCAGTGGAAGAGCTCAGCAAGCTGGTTAAAGACAGCGGGGAAG CCAATAAGTCTCTAGAAAAGAAGGTGTCGGAGGGAGAAGAACTAAAGACGAGGCTTGAGGCAGAGCTCAGAGAGAAGGTCAAGAAAATGGAGAAGGAGCTGGAAAACGCCACAATGAAGGCTGCTGGCAAACGCTGCT GTGTGCCCTCCCTGACTGAGGAGCAGTTGGACACCATGTGTCCATCAGCAGCTGCCATCGCTGCCATAGTCAAACCCGGCATGAAGTTCTTTGAC CTGTACAACGCGTATGCAGAGTGTCAGATGCATCTTCAGCTGGAGAAGCAGGAGACCAGGAGAGTGAGCAGAGTGCTGGACGAGATTGTCCAGGAGGTCGAGTCCAAGGCTCCAGTCCTGAAGCGTCAGAGAGAGGAGTACGAGAGCATGCAGAGATCCATGGCCTCTCTGTGCAACAAGCTGGAGCAGGCTCGAACG GAGATCTACAGtttgcagaaagagaaagaggaggccAAGCAGCGCTGTGACAGCATGGAAAGAGACAaactgaggacagagagacagctaGAGGACACATctacacag GTGTGTACTCTTCTGGTGGAGCTAGAAGAAGCCAGAGGTAATCAGGTGACCAAGGACGACGCCAACATTTCCAGCACCTCTGAGGTCATCAGTCAGTGCCCGCTGTCCTTCCGAAgtgtggaggagctgcagaggcaGAACCAAAGCCTGCTGGGAAGGCtgagggagctggaggaggagaaggacagacagcagagccAAGTAACGTCAGCACG TGTGTCTGAGTTGGAGGTCAGTGTGGATAAGCTTCAGaaggaggcagagcagctgaGAGAGCAGAGGAACCAGCAGAAACAGCTGGCAGACTCCAGcaccagacagagagacatgtaCAAGGCCCTGCTGACACAGAGCACCGGCTTCAGCCTGCCTGCTCCAg gtccaGATTCTACATCCCTTCCTGCGCATGTCAGGCCCTCAGTCCCAGCGACTCGCTCTACTcctcagagagctgctgctgctgagtcagCACAGACTGCTCAGGCTAAAGCTGCGTTGaaacag CTGAATGATGCCTTCACCCTGTACAAGAAGGAAAAGGCAGAGAACGACAAGATGTTGAATGAAACAAACGACAAGCTGCAGAAGCAGCTGACAGAACTCCGCTCGAGCCATGCCAAGCTCACCTCCCAACTAGAATTCAGCAACAAGAG GTATGAGATGCTCCAGGAGACTGTATCAGCCTACCGCAGAGAGATTTCAGCCCTACAGGACAGGACTCAAAAAATGGCTGCAACGGCCCAGCGACACGAGTACATCATTCACACAATGAGCCAGGACCTGAGATTGTCCAATGAAAAACTGGCactggaggag gtGCGCGTAGAGAACTTGActaaagagagagacatgttGAGACAAGCGGAGAGTCGACTCAATCGAGAAAAAGAAGCCATGCTGGCTGAGCAACGTAACCAGAACCTGCTGCTCACCAACCTCAAGACGATACAG TTGACTATGGAgcgcacagagacagacagccgCCAGCGGCTGAACAACAAGATCGAGCAACTGGAGGCAGAACTGGCTTCAATGAAGACCAGGCTGGACCAGGAAGTAGCACAGAGACACAGCCTTGGACGCACCATGGAT GCTCAGCTATTAGAAGCTAAGAAACAGCTGGAGACCCAGAACACCTTGCAGCAGAAGACCAGGGAGTTGTTGCGTGGCTCTGAGCAGCAGGTGACAGCACTGAAAGCCCAGCTGGcttctccttcatcctctgagaccaccaccacccccagcATCACGACCACCCCAGCTACCAGAGCTGCAGCCCTCAGAGCCCCGCTTCGAG TGCGCTCTCCAGTGCCAGCAGCCTCTCAGCAgcccagccaatcagagcaggaGCTTGTGGAGGTGAAAGGTCACCTGCGTTCTGCCGAGGAACAAATTGGTGAACTAACAGAGCAGATAAAGAATGCTAATGCTAGTGTGGAGCAGTACAGGGCTGTGGTGCTGGCTCTGGAAGACagtctgaagaaagaaaaggag TCTCGCTCCCCTCTGGAGATCCGGCTGAAGGAGTCGGAGGAGCTGCAGAAGCAGCTGGAGAAGAGGATTTTAGAGTTAGAGAGAATGAAGCAGCAGGAGCAAGAACTCAAGAGAAaggctgtggaggaggtggaaaaaCAG GTGTGTGAGCTGCAGCGCAGTCTGAAGGCCAGCCAGGCAGAGCAGCAAGAGGCGCTGGAGAGATCTactgctgctgtcacactgGAGCAGAAGGCCATACAGGAAAGCCTGCTGCAG ACGAAACTAGCTGGAGAGGCGCAGGCTAAGTATGAGCGGGAGCTCATGCTTCATGCTGCTGACGTGGAGGCCCTGCAGGAGCTAAAGAAAAGATCCCAGCAAGAAGCAGCACGGAAGAGGGAGTTAGAGGAGCAACTGAACAAGACCTCTTCACTCCTGCAGGAGAAAACCAAAGCCTGGAACACAGTAGAGAGACAGCTGAAG GAGGATCTGTCCAATAAGACTCGTCACTGTGCGGAGCTGGGGAAGCAGAATACACTCCTGCACCAACAGATGGATGACATGGCCTCCAGCAATCGtcaggcacagcagcagcagctgcagcaggttgaCCTGTCGTTCAGTGAGGAAGGGAAGACCACTGAACAGATACTAGAAATACTCAG GTTTGTGCGGCGTGAGAAGGAGATCGCCGTGGCTCAATCCGAGGCGTCTGAGGGAGAAGCTCTTCGCTACAAACAGAGAGTGGAACACCAAGACAGAGAAGTGAAGGAGCTACAGGAAGCTCTGAACGCTGAGAGGGAGAAAATGCAG GCCACATCAAAGACTCTGGCCCAGCAGGAGGAACAGCTGAAGAAGATCGAGACTCTCGGTGTTCTCCAAGAAACCAACAGGATGCtgaaaatggacaaagacaaactggaACAGGAGCTGCATCAAGCTCAGGCTAAa GTTACGAAGCTGCAGTCAGACATCAGCCCGCTGCATCACTCTTTGTCTCAGCTGTCAGAGAAAAATGGCTCCCTGCAGGCCGACAAGAGGATCCTGGAAGAAGACCTCAAACGCCTGAAGGCtaaaacacag CAACTGATCAGCCAACAGAAAGACGGTGATGTCGAGGAGAAGCAAAAACTCACCACTGAGAGAGAAACTCAGCAGAGACGCATCGCACAGCTGGCTGAAGAGACAGCCAAGCTGAAGACTGAACTGGCAAG ATCCAGTGTCAGCAGTAACTCTGCTCAGTCTCAGCTGCAAGGCCTCAGAGACTCTCTGGCCCGTCTGATGTCGGAGAGAGACACCCTTAAAAAAGACCTGGAATCCAAAAACAGCGACATCCTGGAGAAGAACAAGACCATCACCCAGGTCAAGAAGATTGGACGACGCTACAAGACCCAGTATGAGGAGCTCAAAGCCCAGCATGACAAG ATGGTTGCAGAAACGGCTGCTAAAGCGGGAAGTGAGACGGGTCAGAGCAAGGAGGTACAGCAGGAGCTGACGAAAGCACAGGAGGAGCTCAACAAGGCAAAAGAGGAGCTGAACACACTGAAGGAGGAGGCGCagaaaaaacaggaggag GCCCAGAAGTCTAAGCAGGAACTGGAGGAGGCCCAGAAGGAAAACCAGCAGACCAAGGAAAAGTTCCAGGAGGTCCAGAACCAGCTgacacagaaccagaaccagctgaCACAG GTCCAATCCCAGTTGTCTCAGACCCAGACTCAACTGCAGCAGAATCAGAACCAGCTGACCCAGAGTCAGAAAGAGCTTCAGCAAGCAAAGACCCAGACCCAGCAG GCACAGAACCAGTTGAAATCAGTTCAGGCTCAAGCTCAGGCCCGTCAGAACCAGATTCAGCAGTTCCAGAGGGAGCTCCAGCAGGCTAAAGACACCATTCAGCAGAACCTTACTAATCAGAAAGAGCTACAGCAGAGCCAACAGAGCCACAACCAGGAAGTCAGCAACCTCAAGACTGCTCTCAGCCAGACAGAGAGCAAG GTGACTGAGCTTCAAGGTCACATGGACAACCTGCAGAAG TTAATTGGTGAGCGTGAAGCAGACATCAAGCGTCTGCAGGAGCAGCTGACTGAAGCTAACCAGGCTATTGAAGCTAACCAAGCTACACATGCCAACCAGAGCCAGAGTTCTCAGTCCATCCAGGCCAGTGACGCTAATGCTGCTGGTGAGGCTAACCAGGCGCTACAAGAGGAGCTAGCAAAACTGAGACAAGAG CTTTCTGAGGGCAAGAACCGAGAGGAGCAGCTCAGACAGCAGATGgctgaaaaagaggaaaagaccaAGAAGGTGTTCATGGGAGCCAAGACCAAAATCAACCAACTAAACA GTGCCAAGGAGCAGCTCAGTCAGGAGAACGAAGAGCTGAAACAAAGtaaggaggagctggaggtgagAATGAGCGCCCTCAAGTCTCAGTATGAAGGACGATTTCTTCGGCTGGACCGAGAGCTGAGAGAACTGAGAGAGACGCAAGCACACTCTGAACCCAGAGAGGAACCACAGGACCAGAGTGGAGCCAAG GTGGGTGATCAGGCCAGGTCTACAGACCAGAGACAGATATCTTTGAAGAGCCCTGCCCAAGACAGAGGAAG CTCCAGCATGACTGATCCTCCCACTGCCAACATCCGCCCTACCCCAAGTACTCCATCTCCTGGCAACAAGCCAAGCCCCTCCACTGGTAGCAAGGCTACACCCCGAGCCAGCATCCGGCCTATGGTTACCCCGGCAACTGTCCCCATCCCGACGCCCACCGCCACAGTCATGCCGaccacacagactgacagccaAGAGG TGCTGATGAGCGCAGGAGCCTCTGTACACTCTACCAGCTCTAGTCTGGTAAACACGCCCACATCAATAACTCAGCCAACCAGCACCCAGGCCACAGCTTTTGTTCAGCCCACCCAGCAGCAGGTAGCCAATCAGGATGCAGGCCCCAGTATGGAGGCAGAGCGACCATCtacatcctcctctctgattGGAACAG ccgGTTCAAAAcgaagcagagaggaggaggaggaagacgaagagAGCAGACCGGAGAgttcacacacacctccaacCACTAAAAAACTACGACTGAAACCAACAATAGCactgcag ATGGAAGGTGATGAAGAGATCGAAGGAGAGCTGAGGGATGAAGGAGAACAACAGGATTCACCAGATGACAGTCAG GAGCTTCCAGAGGAGGGTTTTCCTACCTTAGCCGAAGATGACGAGGACATTGAGGAAGAAGGCGTGTCCCAGTCTGTGCCCTCTGATCTGGGCTCTGCTCTTATTCGGGATGTCATCGTGAtcgagacagacagtgacagccGTGAGAGCAAGGAGGGGGAGGCGAAGCAGGAGGACgaaggtgaagaggaggaagaagaagaagaagaggaggaggaggaggaagaagaagaggag tacaaggaggaagaggaggatgacgatgaagatgatgcTGGTGACAGTGGgatgagagaaggagaggagagcaatGAGGCGAGcagggaggcagaagaggagggaggggaggaggagccATCGGATGCCCCCAACGCAGAGGAGAACATGTGCGGAGCGTCGTTGGACTCCCAGCGTCCCTCTGAGCCATCGCACAGCA GTGAAGGCAGCAGTGGCGCCACATCAGAGTCCGATCCACCCAGAGAGTCGGTACACTTTGCCTcgactccctcctcctcctctgcactctccccttccctctcctcctcatccctcacACCCCGCCTCCCCCAACCACGGAGGCCCCCACACCCCCTCCCACCACGGCTCTACATCCAACCTCCAGCTCCGGAGCTGGGACCCCcccacacacag AGACAGCCGTCTCAGCTGCGCAGGCCTTCAGGAGGAGGACGCGGACCTCAACTGACACCTGGAATAGGCAGCATG CAACATTTCTTTGATGAGGACGACAGAATGGTTCCCAGTACTCCCACACTGGTAGTCCCACACCGCACTGATGGCTTTGCTGAGGCTATACA TTCTCCTCAGGTAGCGGGTCTGACCAGGTTCAGGTTTGGACCCCCAGAGGACCTCCTACCTCAGACGTCAGCATCACACTCTGACCTGGGACAGCTGGCCTCTCAAGGAG GTCTGGGGATGTACGAGTCTCCTCTGTTCCTGGCCGCTCACgatgaagatggaggagggaggagtgtCCCCACCACACCTTTACAAGTGGCAGCACCAG ACGGCGGCGACAACATGGCGTCCCAGTCGGTTCCCATGGTAACCGCCTCAACCGGGATGGCTTCTGCTGCAGATGATGGTGACGAAGTCTTCATGGAGCAGGAAGGAGACGG tCCTGGTATTGAATCCTCTCTGGAGAGCCAAACAGACATGGAGGCGTCAGGACAGCAGAGTGATGATCCATCACTGCCATCTACCAGCCAAGAACCTG ACACCAGCAGTGTTCCTCAGCGGCGCACAGTGAGCAGTCAGCCTCTGATCAGCAGCCTGTCAGCCAGAGGagccagaggagggaggggggaggccAGGACGCTACTCTCCCGCAGAG GAACTTACTcccgaggaggaagaggaggagccaTGGGCAGAGGGGGCATCGCCTAA